In Erigeron canadensis isolate Cc75 chromosome 6, C_canadensis_v1, whole genome shotgun sequence, the following are encoded in one genomic region:
- the LOC122604259 gene encoding cyanidin-3-O-glucoside 2-O-glucuronosyltransferase-like — MDSTKNGSSRNGKFRVVSLPWLGSTHISAFLELAKRMSIHNFHVFICSTPIHFPSMRKYNLAQKYDESIKLVDLNMPSSAEFPPHYHTTNGLPPHHKNKLMFTYEECHPHFTKILKNLKPHLVVYDYNQWWAVDAASLFNIPCVQFLIGPVTPCVVFLYKAMKQAAEQSPIPRFNVDEYETTNTKDDGDIVNSPPEENQVLPVGPLFPESFLDAKSDDNDEHIEIFRWLDQKKKEFPEGSNTRIEQVLPKGFLQRIGDKSMFITKWAPQARILNHLSTWGFLCHCRWVSVLESIYYGVPIIGLPMQYDHPGNAKLIEKHGIGIIVGRNEDGSL; from the exons ATGGATTCAACAAAAAATGGAAGTAGCAGAAATGGCAAATTTCGTGTGGTATCACTGCCATGGTTAGGCTCAACTCACATCTCTGCATTCCTTGAATTAGCCAAAAGAATGTCAATCCATAATTTCCATGTCTTTATTTGTTCAACTCCAATCCACTTTCCCTCTATGAGAAAATATAATCTTGCTCAAAAATACGACGAATCCATCAAACTTGTCGATCTTAACATGCCATCTTCGGCCGAATTCCCTCCTCATTACCACACCACAAATGGTCTGCCTCCTCATCATAAGAATAAACTTATGTTTACATATGAAGAATGTCATCCGCATTTCACAAAAATACTCAAAAACCTTAAGCCTCATTTAGTTGTGTATGATTACAACCAATGGTGGGCAGTTGACGCTGCTTCGTTGTTTAACATACCTTGTGTTCAGTTCTTGATAGGTCCAGTAACACCATGTGTTGTGTTTCTTTATAAGGCCATGAAACAAGCAGCTGAACAAAGTCCTATCCCTAGGTTCAATGTTGACGAATATGAAACCACAAACACGAAAGATGACGGTGATATAGTGAACTCACCACCTGAAGAAAAC CAAGTATTGCCTGTTGGCCCATTATTTCCAGAATCATTCTTAGACGCAAAAAGTGACGATAACGATGAGCATATCGAAATCTTTCGTTGGCTCGATCAGAAGAAAAAGGA GTTTCCCGAGGGAAGCAACACAAGAATTGAACAAGTACTTCCTAAAGGGTTTCTTCAAAGGATTGGTGACAAGAGTATGTTTATCACCAAATGGGCACCCCAAGCTCGGATATTGAACCACCTGAGCACCTGGGGATTCTTGTGTCATTGTCGATGGGTTTCGGTTTTGGAAAGCATTTACTATGGTGTGCCAATTATAGGATTGCCAATGCAATATGACCATCCAGGCAATGCAAAGCTTATAGAGAAGCATGGAATTGGTATCATTGTTGGAAGAAATGAAGATGGAAGCTTATGA
- the LOC122602910 gene encoding structural maintenance of chromosomes protein 3: protein MYIKQVIIEGFKSYKEQVATEDFSPKVNCVVGANGSGKSNFFHAIRFVISDLFHNLRNEDRHAFLHEGAGHQVLSAFVEIVFDNSDNRIPVDKEEVRLRRTIGTKKDEYFLDGKHITKTEVMNLLESAGFSRSNPYYVVQQGKIASLTLMKDAERLDLLKEIGGTRVYEERRRESLKIMQDTGNKRNQIIQVVQYLDERLRELDEEKAELKKYQQLDKQRKSLEYTIYDKELNDAKRELAEVDEERNAISEELIRKYNSSIDEEEEVKKLEKLFKDLTREVQGLTREKEAIEKQRTEAIKKHTAVELDVTDLEERIIGSSRAKDEAGKQLEVLRREIQQSTAELNKIRPLYDDQVKQEDDITKGIMDREKRLSILYQKQGRATQFRSKAARDEWLQKDIDKYDKVLSSNEKQENLLQDEIDKLERDLSAQTEIAKGRQEEIASLEAKISGYRYGFNRHKSRRDELHDKRKALWATESELTAEIERLKAEVVKAEKSLDHATPGDIRRGISCIRRICREYNISGVYGSIIELLECDENLFTAVEVTAGNSLFHVVVENDDISTQVIRHLNAEKGGRVTFIPLNRVKAPHVNYPRSSDVIPLLKKLKFSSNYDQAFGQVFARTVICRDLDVATRVARTDGLDCITVEGDQVSKKGGMTGGFYDKRRSKLKLMSIIRQNAMLITAKENELQNVRSELQIVDKEINGIINEQQKDDAGLAFDRSVLEQLKQDVANANTHILNISKAHEKKMKLLANVQNQIVQVQANIAMKRDEMGTELVDHLSPEERDLLSRLNPEIADLKEKLIACRANRVETETRKAELETNLSTNLVRRKQELEAVKQSPETDALNAEVEAKRQELQDAKLFVEEVKKQLKRVLESIEDRNKELKKINKKKSDLKARLEEYEKTRQSEDKRAEQLISKKNILLAKQEEYAKKIRELGPLSSDAFEMHKRKSIKELYKMLHKCNEQLKQFSHVNKKALDQYANFTDQREELQNRQQELNAGDEKIKELVSVLDQRKDESIERTFKGVAKHFRDVFSELVQGGHGFLIMMKKKDGEPADNDYDEDGPRVDTGGRVEKYIGVKVKVSFTGQGETQSMKQLSGGQKTVVALALIFAIQRCDPAPFYLFDEIDAALDPQYRTAVGNMVRRLADMASTQFITTTFRPELVKVADKIYGVTHKNRVSHVNVVSMEEALDFIEHDQSHNAE, encoded by the exons ATGTATATAAAACAG GTCATCATCGAAGGGTTTAAGAGTTATAAAGAACAAgttgcaactgaagactttagTCCCAAAGTTAACTGCGTTG TTGGTGCAAATGGGTCTGGCAAGTCAAATTTCTTTCATG CAATCCGTTTTGTAATAAGTGACCTCTTTCATAACCTGCGTAATGAAGACAGGCACGCCTTTCTCCAT GAAGGAGCAGGACACCAAGTTCTATCAGCTTTTGTTGAAATCGTATTTGATAACTCTGACAATCGCATTCCG GTTGATAAAGAGGAGGTGCGCCTGCGGAGAACAATTGGTACAAAGAAAGACGAGTATTTTTTGGATGGGAAGCATATAAC GAAAACTGAAGTTATGAATCTACTAGAAAGTGCTGGATTCTCTCGTTCCAATCCATATTATGTTGTCCAACAAGGGAAA ATAGCATCATTGACTTTGATGAAAGATGCGGAACGACTTGATCTACTGAAGGAAATTGGTGGTACTCGAGTTTATGAAGAGCGTCGTCGTGAGAGCCTGAAAATTATGCAAGATACTG GAAATAAGAGAAATCAGATAATTCAAGTTGTGCAATACTTGGATGAGAGATTAAGAGAGCTGGATGAAGAGAAAGCAGAGTTGAAGAAGTATCAGCAGCTTGATAAACAGAGAAAGTCTCTAGAATACACCATTTATGATAAAGAACTGAATGATGCTAAGCGGGAGCTGGCTGAG GTGGATGAGGAGCGAAATGCCATTTCTGAGGAATTAATCAGGAAGTATAACTCATCTatagatgaagaagaagaagtaaagAAATTAGAGAAGTTATTTAAAGATCTCACCAGAGAAGTACAAGGTTTAACCAGAGAAAAAGAGGCAATTGAAAAGCAGCGAACAGAAGCAATTAAAAAGCACACTGCAGTTGAGCTTGATGTTACAGACCTTGAGGAAAGAATCATTGGGAGTAGTAGAGCCAAG GATGAAGCTGGAAAGCAGCTTGAGGTTTTACGGAGAGAAATCCAGCAATCTACCGCAGAGCTAAACAAAATCAGGCCTTTGTATGATGATCAAGTTAAGCAGGAGGATGACATCACAAAAGG AATTATGGACCGGGAAAAGCGCCTCAGTATACTCTATCAGAAACAAGGGCGTGCAACCCAGTTTCGTTCTAAAGCTGCACGCGATGAATGGCTTCAAAAGGATATTGACAAGTATGACAAGGTTCTCTCTTCAAATGAGAAGCAG GAAAATCTACTCCAAGATGAAATTGATAAACTTGAAAGAGATCTGTCGGCACAAACAGAAATTGCCAAAGGCCGCCAAGAAGAGATAGCTTCTCTAGAAGCTAAAATATCAGGTTATCGTTATGGTTTTAATCGTCATAAGTCAAGGAGAGATGAGCTTCATGATAAACGAAA GGCTTTGTGGGCGACAGAAAGCGAACTTACAGCTGAAATTGAGCGTCTTAAAGCTGAAGTTGTGAAGGCAGAAAAAAGCTTAGATCATGCTACTCCTGGG GACATAAGAAGGGGAATTAGTTGCATTCGAAGAATCTGTCGGGAGTATAACATTTCTGGAGTATACGGTTCAATAATCGAATTGCTGGAATGTGATGAAAATTTATTTACTGCTGTTGAAGTGACTGCTGGAAATAG CTTATTCCATGTGGTTgttgaaaatgatgatatatCAACCCAAGTGATTAGACACCTTAATGCTGAGAAAGGGGGAAGAGTTACCTTTATACCCCTTAATAGGGTCAAGGCTCCACATGTCAATTATCCACGAAGTTCTGATGTGATTCCTCTTCTTAAGAAATTAAAGTTTTCTTCTAATTATGATCAGGCATTTGGTCAG GTATTTGCTAGAACAGTGATTTGCCGTGATTTGGATGTTGCTACTCGTGTTGCTCGCACTGATGGTTTGGACTGCATTACTGTTGAAG GTGATCAAGTTAGCAAAAAAGGTGGCATGACTGGTGGGTTCTATGATAAAAGGCGTTCTAAGCTAAAGCTAATGAGCATCATTAGACAAAATGCCATGCTAATAACTGCAAAGGAAAACGAACTCCAGAATGTCAGATCTGAACTTCAAA TTGTAGACAAGGAAATTAATGGAATTATTAATGAGCAGCAGAAAGATGATGCTGGGCTGGCATTTGATAGATCAGTATTGGAACAGCTTAAGCAAGATGTTGCAAATGCTAACACACACATACTGAACATCTCAAAAGCTCATGAGAAGAAG ATGAAGTTGCTTGCAAATgtacagaatcaaattgttcagGTCCAAGCAAATATTGCTATGAAAAGAGATGAGATGGGAACAGAACTTGTTGATCACTTAAGCCCAGAGGAAAGAGATCTCCTGTCACGATTGAATCCTGAAATAGCGGACCTAAAAGAAAAGCTTATAGCCTGCAGGGCAAACCGAGTAGAG ACTGAAACAAGGAAAGCAGAGCTTGAAACCAATCTATCAACAAATCTTGTTAGAAGGAAACAAGAACTGGAGGCAGTGAAACAGTCTCCAGAGACTGATGCGTTGAATGCTGAAGTAGAAGCGAAGAGACAGGAACTGCAAGATGCAAAACTTTTTGTTGAAGAAGTGAAAAAACAGCTCAAAA GAGTTTTAGAAAGCATAGAAGATCGAAATAAGGAACTCAAGAAAATCAACAAAAAGAAGAGCGACTTGAAG GCTCGTTTAGAGGAATATGAAAAGACTCGTCAAAGTGAAGATAAACGAGCGGAACAActtattagtaaaaaaaatattttacttGCAAAGCAAGAAGAGTACGCCAAGAAAATCAGAGAGTTGGGTCCATTGTCATCAGATGCGTTTGAAAT GCACAAGCGGAAGAGCATAAAGgaattatataaaatgttacACAAGTGTAATGAGCAATTAAAACAGTTTAGTCATGTAAACAAGAAAGCACTTGATCAGTATGCAAACTTCACAGATCAAAGAGAAGAACTCCAGAATCGACAGCAAGAACTTAATGCTGGTGATGAG AAAATTAAAGAACTTGTATCAGTACTTGATCAACGCAAGGACGAGTCTATTGAGCGCACTTTCAAAGGTGTCGCTAAACATTTTCGAGATGTATTTTCAGAACTAGTCCAAGGAGGTCATGGATTTTTGatcatgatgaagaagaag GATGGTGAGCCTGCTGATAATGATTATGACGAGGATGGTCCTCGAGTTGATACAGGGGGCCGAGTTGAAAAATATATTGGTGTGAAAGTGAAG GTTTCCTTTACTGGACAAGGGGAGACACAGTCCATGAAGCAATTGTCTGGAGGCCAGAAGACTGTGGTTGCATTGGCCCTGATATTTGCCATACAGCGTTGTGATCCTGCTCCGTTTTACCTTTTTGATGAGATAGATGCTGCGCTAGACCCTCAGTACAGAACAGCAGTTGGAA ATATGGTTCGTCGTTTAGCAGATATGGCAAGTACACAGTTTATTACAACAACATTTCGACCTGAACTGGTTAAAGTCGCCGACAAGATATATGGTGTGACGCACAAAAATCGGGTTAGCCATGTAAATGTTGTTAGCATGGAAGAAGCATTAGATTTCATTGAGCATGACCAATCCCATAATGCCGAGTGA